One Natator depressus isolate rNatDep1 chromosome 6, rNatDep2.hap1, whole genome shotgun sequence DNA window includes the following coding sequences:
- the LOC141988405 gene encoding sulfotransferase 1 family member D1-like isoform X1, translated as MCMNPACGIFPNSCRATSLLSLRVSFLHSDSVRARGGSFTSQRRPGWAVIVPGPWVGAGAGSGLCRCRGTPRYGTRPGWLPAPPGTGRLQVQLLVAWPAGLKLVHGIPLMEPIAQQWGPIEDFQAWPDDLLISTYPKAGTTWMQEIVDLILVRGDVEKACRAPTHIRIPFLEICSPPSVLSGVQQLANVPPPRVIKTHLPFQLVPKSFWENRCKVIYVARNAKDNLVSYYFFDQMNKTQPEPGPWELYLQKFMDGKR; from the exons ATGTGTATGAATCcggcttgtggcattttccctaattcaTGCCGGGCGACGTCCCTCCTCTCGTTAAGAGtctcttttctacactcagactctgtgcgtGCGAGGGGGGGAAGTTTTACCTCTCAGCGGCGCCCGGGGTGGGCGGTAATTGTCCCAGGTccctgggtgggggctggagccggTTCTGGGTTGTGTCGGTgcagaggaacccctagatatggAACCCGGCCCGGgtggctgccagctccacctggcACAGGAAGGTTACAAGTTCAGCTCCTCGTTGCGTGGCCAGCTGGACTGAAG CTGGTCCACGGGATCCCGCTCATGGAGCCCATCGCCCAGCAGTGGGGCCCCATCGAGGACTTCCAGGCCTGGCCTGACGACCTGCTCATCTCCACCTACCCCAAGGCGG GGACCACGTGGATGCAGGAGATTGTGGACCTGATCCTGGTCCGAGGGGACGTGGAAAAAGCCTGCCGAGCCCCGACCCACATCCGGATCCCCTTCCTGGAgatctgctcccctccctcagtGCTCTCAG GTGTGCAGCAGCTGGCGAATGTTCCTCCCCCCCGAGTCATCAAGACCCACCTGCCCTTCCAGCTGGTTCCCAAGTCCTTCTGGGAGAACAGATGCAAG GTGATCTACGTGGCCCGAAATGCCAAGGATAACTTGGTCTCGTATTACTTCTTTGACCAGATGAACAAGACACAGCCCGAGCCGGGGCCCTGGGAGCTCTATCTGCAGAAGTTCATGGATGGGAAACGTTAG